The following is a genomic window from Spirosoma foliorum.
AGTACGAATCGGCCAGCGAATTAGCGAACCTGTTGACAGATATGTTCAGTATGGGTTTTGATGAATCGTTCATCAACAATTTCCAGAAGAACGTCGATGGACTGACGGTGGCTAAAACCCGCCAGATTATTGATCAGTATTTTCCAAAGAATACCCTCCAGTTTGTCCTGATTGGTAAAGCCGAAGCCATTCGTGATAAGGTGAAGAAATACGGCACCGTTACGGAGAAAGAAATCAAAGCCGACGGTTTTTAAAAAGTAACGCGGACATCCTGTCCGCATAGTCACTGACTTACAATTTATCATGTGGCTATGCGGACAGGATGTCCACGTTACATCTATTCCATAAATTTCCCCTACCTTTGTCCTGAGTTTTAGGTGCCTGACGTCATTTCGTGGTGACTTTCAAGGCTTAATAGGGAAGTTGGTGCAAGACCAGCGCTGTCCCCGCAACTGTAAGTCTTACTAAAATGCATAATTTATAATGTAGAATGCATAATGGGGTTACAGCCATTTTACATTGATCATTATTCATTATCCATTAAAATCGGTTCATTCTTCGTAGCCACTGTGTTTGTTCTCAACACGGGAAGGCTTGAACCGACAAGACGAGCCAGGAGACCTGCCCAAAACCATCCGTTGTTCTGGTGTTCGGAGGAAACACCCCAACCGCGTGCTAACGGTCAGACTTTGGCCCGATGCATCGAGATGTACACATTGTTCAGAAGTTATAGTGGTAAAGCAAGCCCGTCATGGTTGGGTATTGATGCTGGCTATTGCCCTGTTTATAGGGCATAGCAGTTTCGCACAAACCGATTCGTTGGCGATTCCGTCGAGTCGTTTAGGAACGACCGTATCTTTATCGGCGGTAACGGTGCGCGCTATTGCGCCTGAGCGATTCCTGGCGGGCCAGAAACTCCAGCGAATCGATTCGACGACATTGCTTCAATTTCGATTTGGGTCGTTAACCGATCTTTTGACGCTTAACACGCCCTTGGCTTTCAAAAACTATGGCCCTGGTCAGTTGGCAACGGTTTCGTTTCGGGGCACATCGGCCAATCATACCGCTGTTCTCTGGAATGGTATCAATATCAATCAACCGAATCTCGGTCAGACGGATTTTTCTACACTACCCGTTGCCGGGTTCGATAAACTAGCCGTGCAATATGGTTCTTCGGCGAGTGCAGTAGGTTCCGATGCAGTAGGAGGGAGTATTCTCCTGGGTAGTACGCCAGGCTGGCAATCGGGTATACGGGCGACGCTTGGGTTACAATTAGCCAGCTTTCAGAATAACCAGACGCAGCTGGGGTTACGTTATGGCGCGACTTTGGGAGACAGCTGGAAACTTTCGGGTAAGACATTTGCTTACCGAAATCAGTTCAATAACGCTTATCCGTACACCGAACGTCAGCATTATTTTCTGGAGCCATCGACAACGGCCCAGCGTGGATTTATCCAGGATCTCTATTTTCTGCATAAAAGCGGCCGACAGCTTTCCATCAATACCTGGGTAACTGACAATGATTTAATTATTACGCCCCAGGATACTATTGCCCGCGAACGCACGAGAACACAGTCGGCACGGTTGCTGGCTACCTATGAGGCCAATCGGATGACGTTTCGGGTGGGCTGGATTCGCGATGTGCTCGACTATGCCAAAGGAAATTTCAATACGCCAAGTCATACCGAAACCGAGCGGCTAATTAGTCGGGCAGAGCGCGAGTTTCAGCTTTTGTCTGGTACAAATCGGCAATTGAACCTGCGCGTGGGCGGTGAATGGTCGCATTACCGGACTCGAACAGATGGTTACGGAGGGCAGTTGATTCAGGAAGATCGAGGTGATTTGTATGCACTCTTACGTTACCAAACGACGCGCTGGCTCGTATCAGCCAATATTCGACAGGCGTTTGTAACGCGATTCAATCCACCCATTACGCCCTCAGTTGGTGCCGAATATCAGCTTGTGCAGCGTGACCGATTTAAGTTGACGGCCAAAGGCTCGGTAAGCCGAAATTACCGCGTTCCAACCTTGAACGAACGCTACTGGATTGATTTAGGTAACCCAAATCTTTTACCTGAAAGTGGATTGAATTTCGAGGGCGGTTTAGCGGCTAATACACCCTTATCTGATCGAATTAACCTGACGACTGAGTTGACGGGCTATCACAACCGCGTTGACAATTGGACCTATTGGAATCCGACCAATAATTACCACGTCGAAAACCTACAATTGGTAGTTGCTCGGGGCATTGAGTTTACGACTAATCTGACCTATGTCCAGAATAACTGGCGCGCAGGCCTGCGCCTTGGGTATGCGCTGACCCGTTCATCGCAGGAGCGGGCCTATGATGCCTATTCTCAGGATGTGATCGGGAAACAATTGGTGTATGTGCCGCTTCATACCGGAACACTCAATACCTACGTGCAACACGGCCAAACGCGCCTTAGTGTACAAATGCAGGCCAATTCCCGTCGGTATATCACCTTCGACAATACTCAGTTTTTTAAAGGAACTACATTGACCAATGTGTTATTGGAGCACACGGCCCGCTGGCATTCAGTTCCGGTTCGAATTCAGGGGCAGGTCAATAATGTGTTCGACGCGCTGCTGATAGGCGTGAAACGAAACGCACTTCCGGGCCGAAACTGGGCCATCAATTTAATTATCAATTTTCCTTCTTTATAATTCATGAAAAATCAATTGACCAAATCAATTGCAGTTGGGCTGGTAGCCTTGAGTGTCTGGAACTGTAAAACGTCTGACCCAACGCCAACGCCTTATGAATCGGGGGTGTTTATCCTGAACGCGGGTAATTTCTCCAGCAACAATGGAACGGTCTCGTTTTTGTCACGCAATAGCAATGTTGTTGCTACCAATATTTTTCAGACGGCAAACCCGTCGTTAGCCCTGAGCGGTGGAGTACAAGGATATGCCGAAGTAAATGGTAAAGGGTTGATTCTGGTCGATAACAGTACGGCTGGCCAGGATAAAGTTGAGATTGTGGAGGCTGGTACATTCGTTTCTCGCGCTACGCTAAAAACACCCGATATCGAGAATCCCCGTCAGGTGATTTCGGCAGGTCCTAACAAAGCATATATTAGTTGCTGGGATGTTTCCGGCGATTACAGTGCGGGTACGTTTTATAAAGACCCCGGTTATATCGCGGTTGTTGATTTGAACACCAGTAAGGTGACCAAAAAGATTCCAGCTGTAAAAGGCGTCGAAAAAATGGTTATTTCGGGTACCGAAGCGTTTGTGGGCAGCAATACCTACAGTGGCGATCAAACCCTCTTAATCATCGACTTGAACACTGATACCGAGAAACAGCGGATTGCTTTCGGTTCAACACCTGAACCTATTGCCCTCGATGCAACTGGTAAGTTGTGGATACAGGCCGGTAAAGATCTGGTTCAGCTAGATCCAACGAGTCGGGCTGTTGCTAAACGCCTTACTTTTTCTGCTGCTCCCGGATCGGTAACCATCAGTGGCGATAAACGTAATTTTTATTATACCCTGGGTGGTAAAACGTACAGTATTTCGATTGATGCAAACACGGCTTCTGGAAGTGTAGTGGTGAATCGCTCATTCAGCGCCTTGGGTATTGATCCACAAACCGGCCGGATTTACGGCACAGTTATACCTTCTTATGCACAGGCTGGTTACGTAATTCGTTACGAATCGAGCGGGACGTTGGTTGATTCGGTGAAAGCTGAAATTGCTCCTTCTGGTCTTTATTTCCGATGAGCCAACAACGGGCCATCATGAATTGGAGCGGAGGTAAAGACTCTGCTCTTGCTTTATACCACAGTCTGCGGTCAGAACGCTGGGACATACAGAGTTTACTAACATCGGTAAATGACCTGCACGGTCGGGTAAGTATGCACGGCGTTCGGATGGAATTGCTGCATGCGCAGGCAAATCGGCTGGGGTTACCTTTACAACTATTGCGACTGCCGGGTGATGTATCGATGGAAACCTACGATGCTCAACTGCAACAGGTACTTCAGGGGTTTCAACAGCAAGGAATTACCCATTCTCTATTTGGCGATATTTTCCTGGAAGACTTACGGCAGTATCGGGAAACTCAATTACAACGCGTAAATCTGAAAGGGGGATTTCCGCTCTGGCAGCGTAACACGACCGAGTTAGTTCATGAGTTTGTCGATCTGGGTTTTCGAGCCGTGCTGGTTTGTGTCAATGAAAAGCAATTGGGAGCCGAATTCGTAGGTCGGGAGTTAGATCTGGATTTACTGAAAGACCTACCCAAAACGGTTGACCCTTGTGGCGAAAACGGTGAATACCATTCGTTTGTGTACGATGGCCCCATTTTCGCTCATCCTATCGGGTTTCGTAAAGGAGAAGTCGTCCGGCGTACGTACAGTCCATCAGGGAGCGCAGATTGCCATACTGATGATACTGATCGGAGTTGGGATACAGGCTTCTGGTACCAGGATTTGCTGCTGAATGAGGTAAGTGAATGAATAATGGATAATGAACAATGAATAATGGTTGAATCGACAGTTCATTATCCATTATCCATTGTTTACCATTCTAACTGATCGAGTACATAAAAAAAGAGTCAGCCCTGCTAATTCATGAATTGGTAGGGCTGACTCTTTTTTATGCCAATTCATTCGTAATGGCATTCGTTATAGAATAGTCTAAAAAAGATTGATGGCGGTTATGCTTGCGTGTAAGAATCGTTTTTCGCACAAGAAGAGGATATTTAACCACCTTTAGTCTTCTTAGAATTAAAAACACATGATTTTGCCTTAATGTCAACCGGCTTAGCTTATTTGGTTTTAACTTTCTTCGTTAAAAAATAAACTTACTACAAATACCTATTTAACCTATGAAACGTAGAGAAGCCTTACAACAGGCGGCCCTGATGATGGGAGGAATCCTGTCGGCTCCCACGCTGGCGGGAGCTATGGGTCGTATTACGAACATGGGCCCGAGTGTAGACGTCACTGTTGAGCAGGAAGCGTTAGTAGCCGAGGTCGCCGATGTAATTATCCCAACGACCAGCACGCCCGGAGCTAAAGCCGCCGGGGCCGAGAAGTTTATTGTTCGGGTCATGCGCGATTGTTACCCCAAAGCCGATCAGGAGCAGTTTTATGCTGGACTTGCCAAACTGGACGCCAGTAGCAAAACCAAATTCGGTAAGGATTTCGTGAATCTGGATACAGCTCAGAAAAACGAAATGGTCAAGCAAACCATGACCGACGACAAGCCCTTTTTCCTACGCATGAAAGAGCTAACCACAACGGGCTATTTCACGTCTGAAATTGGGGCAACCAAAGCACTGGAGTACCTGCCCGTGCCCGGTCAGTTTAACGGATGCATGCCACTCAAACCCGGCCAGAAAACCTGGGCCCTTTAAAAAGTTGTAAAGTAGTAAGGTTATAAAGTTGTAGAGTTAATCGCTTTACCAATCACTTTATAACTATCCAACTTTACAACGCTAAAACTTCTCTACAGAATGAACCTCAATATTGATTCCATAAAAGAACAGACCTACGATGCCATCGTTATTGGCTCAGGGGTTACAGGTGGGTGGGCTGCCAAAGAGCTAACCGAGAAAGGGCTGCGTGTATTGATGCTCGAAAAAGGGCATCAGCTTGAACACGTCAAAGGCTATGAAAACGCCATGAAAGACCCCTGGCAGACCAAGTATAACGGTCGACTGACGATGGCGCAGAAAGAATCGCACCCGAAACTGGCCCGCGACTATCCGTACAATGAAATGACCGAAACGTACTGGATGAAGGATACCGACTCACTCTATAAAGAAGATAAGCGATTCGATTGGTATCGGCCTAATATCGTTGGGGGCAAATCCATCATGTGGGGACGTCAGTCGTATCGGCTAAGTGATCTTGACTTTGGCGCCAACTTAAAAGACGGTATCGCTATCGACTGGCCAATCCGCTATAAAGATGTAGCTCCCTGGTATTCATACGTTGAAAAATTCGTAGGTATTTCCGGCGAAAAGCTGAATCTGCCCCAACTGCCCGACAGCGAATTTTTGCCACCCATGGAGATGTATTGTGTGGAAAAAGAAGTTCGGAAGCGGATTGAAAAGAACTTCCCTGGGCGGGTTATGACGATCGGTCGTGTAGCTAACCTCTCGAAAGCTGGCGAAGCTCAGTTAGGCATTGGCCGCGCTCCGTGTCAGTATCGGAACAAATGCTCACTTGGGTGTCCTTATGGTGCCTATTTCAGTACACAATCCTGTACGTTGCCTCCTGCTGCCAAAACAGGCCGTTTAACACTTCGTCCCGATTCTGTAGTGACGGAGATCATGTACGACGAAAACAAAAAACGGGCAACTGGTGTCCGCATTGTCGATGCCGTTACGCTTCAACCAAAGGAGTATTTTGCCAAGGTTGTTTTTGTGTGCGGTAGTTCGCTTGGGTCAACGGCTGTTCTATTGAATTCAAAATCGAACCGTTTCCCAAATGGCTTCGGGAACGACTCCGGTGAATTAGGCCATAATTTGATGGATCACCACTTCCGTACGGGGGCGTCGGGTGTTTGGGAAGGCGATCTGGACAAATACTACATTGGTCGGCGGGCGAATGGCATTTACGTGCCACGTTACCGGAACATCGGTACCGATAAACGCGACTACTTGCGTGGTTTCGGTTATCAGGGTGGTGGCAGCCGGACAGGGTGGCAGCGCAACATTGCAGAAATGAGTTTCGGGGCTGATTATAAAGATGAAGTCACGAAACCTGGCCCCTGGACGATGGGATTGGGTGGATTTGGCGAGACACTGCCTTACCACGAAAATCGCATGTATCTCGACAAGAACGAAAAAGACAAGTGGGGCATGCCACTAGTTGTGTTCGACGCTGAGTTGAAAGAGAACGAGAAAAAGATGCGTGTAGATATGATGAACGATGCCAAAGAAATGCTGGAAGCATCGGGCCTGAAAAACGTTAAGTCGTACGATAATGGCTCTTATTTAGGCATGGCGATTCACGAAATGGGAACCGCTCGCATGGGTCGTGACCCGAAAACGTCGATCCTGAATGCGAACAACCAGGTTCATGGCGTTAAGAACGTGTTCGTGACCGATGGAGCCTGCATGGTTTCGGCTTCCTGTGTGAACCCTTCGTTAACCTATATGGCTCTGACGGCTCGTGCGGCAGACTTTGCCGTCAAGGAAATGAAGCGGCAGAATATCTAGATGCGTAAAAACGATGCTCCCCCGTCATACTGAGAAATCAGGCATGGCGGGGGAGCATCGTTTTTATATATATCGTATGTATTAATTCAGGCTGGATCAGGCATGTTGAATTGAATACTGTTGTAAGCAAAATTGATGCATTCGCTCGCGACCACGCTTCAGTCGCATTTTTACTGCGCTAATAGAAAGATTGTGCAGCTTGGCAATTTCATCAATACTCATTCCTTCTTCGTATTTGAGTTGAAGCACTACCCGTTCGTTTGTAGAAAGTGCATTAAGTGATTGCTTGAGCAGTTGAAGTGTTTCCTCATGTAATCGGGCTTCCTGCGATTCGGTAATCGACTGCTCCAGATTGGAATTAATGGCAATCGTATTTAACCGTTTCGACAACCGAAGCTGATCCAGGCAGTAATTATAGGCGATAGCGTATAGCCAGGTTGAAAAGCTAGACTTTTCCTGGAAACCATCCAGCTTATCGAAAGCTTTGAGAAATATATCGTGAGTGAAGTCTTCTGCCTTGTCGGAATCTTTCGTCATTGATAAACAACGCTGATAGACTTTATTAACATAACGCGTGTAAAGTGTCTCGAAACATTGATTTGGTTTACTGGAAAGATACTGACGGATTGTTTCTTCATCGGTTAAGACAGTATTCATGGTGGATTCGACAAGTTAAGATGTAGTGTTGTATACGAAAACGATTTATTGATTTTAAATTGTTTTCGTAACCCCTAAAATAGTTAATAAAAACTATTGAAAATATGCTCAGTGGTGCTTTCTATTGGGAAATAAGCGTTTATATAGATGAATAAGCGATTTAAGTAGTTGAATAGCGTATATTTTAAAGATAATTTATATGATGGTATACTTATTTGGCTAAATCCTGACTCATATGTTTAGCAATAATTTGCAATGATCGGGCTTGTTTGTCGGGTGTTCGAGCATCAAACGCGAGCCTTTCAATCGCGGTAAGTGGAAATATCCACCCCTGCTGTTTAGCATCCCATTCATTGGAACAACGGACAACTTCCTCAAATTCTGCTTCAGTCCACTTGTCAAGCGAGTTCAATTCGCTTAGCCGCTTTTTTTGTCGGAGTAGAATTAAGGCGACTTCTTTAGGTATTGCCTGTTTCGTTTTCATAAAAGCTTGCCTATGGCCTTTTTCTGGCAAACGCTAGCAAAACCAGAGCCAAACTGCTACTAATTGATCTGTCTAATTATCAAGTATTTATTTGTTCGTCCTGAAGTATAGACTAGTTTGGAACAGGTTACCTCACGAACCATAGTAACTCCGTTAGACTAAGGGGAGACAAAAAGTAACAGCTAGCTAGAAGAAGAGCAAGGCAAGTAAGTGATATCAGTAAAAAGTTCGCTTAAGCCGATTATAGGGCAATTCACTCCGTTTTTAAACTCAAACCCGCTGATGATATAGTCTCACATTTAATACTTTATGGTTGTTATAGATTTGGTCATAAACTGAATGCTGTTCAGCACAGTACTTGCTGCGTGTGTCAATTAGTTACTTATCTGTCTGTAATATATCCTTAAGAAGTTATTTTGTTAATCGAAAAATTTTATGAATTCTTGTCATAACCTTACTTATTGTTTTCTGTAGTATGGCTGAGTTAATCGATTATGTGAAAAGGACAGAACGGAAAGTAAAATGATAGATAGCTAGTATGACTCTTGCCATACCGGTATTGAGCGTAATGCTGATAGAATGAATAGCAGTATGAACGAACTATATAAAAAGCCTTGAGCAATGATATCCGGAAGAATAAACAGAGTTTGCCTTTCACTGCTGGTTGTTGCCAGTTTTTTAGTAGGCTTTACAGTTTATTGTGCAGTTCTAATTCATTGGGTGGAAACGATTTCGCATTGGAATCTCGCTAATTACCCCGTTCAGGCTATTGGAGAAACG
Proteins encoded in this region:
- a CDS encoding TonB-dependent receptor plug domain-containing protein, which gives rise to MVKQARHGWVLMLAIALFIGHSSFAQTDSLAIPSSRLGTTVSLSAVTVRAIAPERFLAGQKLQRIDSTTLLQFRFGSLTDLLTLNTPLAFKNYGPGQLATVSFRGTSANHTAVLWNGININQPNLGQTDFSTLPVAGFDKLAVQYGSSASAVGSDAVGGSILLGSTPGWQSGIRATLGLQLASFQNNQTQLGLRYGATLGDSWKLSGKTFAYRNQFNNAYPYTERQHYFLEPSTTAQRGFIQDLYFLHKSGRQLSINTWVTDNDLIITPQDTIARERTRTQSARLLATYEANRMTFRVGWIRDVLDYAKGNFNTPSHTETERLISRAEREFQLLSGTNRQLNLRVGGEWSHYRTRTDGYGGQLIQEDRGDLYALLRYQTTRWLVSANIRQAFVTRFNPPITPSVGAEYQLVQRDRFKLTAKGSVSRNYRVPTLNERYWIDLGNPNLLPESGLNFEGGLAANTPLSDRINLTTELTGYHNRVDNWTYWNPTNNYHVENLQLVVARGIEFTTNLTYVQNNWRAGLRLGYALTRSSQERAYDAYSQDVIGKQLVYVPLHTGTLNTYVQHGQTRLSVQMQANSRRYITFDNTQFFKGTTLTNVLLEHTARWHSVPVRIQGQVNNVFDALLIGVKRNALPGRNWAINLIINFPSL
- a CDS encoding YncE family protein: MKNQLTKSIAVGLVALSVWNCKTSDPTPTPYESGVFILNAGNFSSNNGTVSFLSRNSNVVATNIFQTANPSLALSGGVQGYAEVNGKGLILVDNSTAGQDKVEIVEAGTFVSRATLKTPDIENPRQVISAGPNKAYISCWDVSGDYSAGTFYKDPGYIAVVDLNTSKVTKKIPAVKGVEKMVISGTEAFVGSNTYSGDQTLLIIDLNTDTEKQRIAFGSTPEPIALDATGKLWIQAGKDLVQLDPTSRAVAKRLTFSAAPGSVTISGDKRNFYYTLGGKTYSISIDANTASGSVVVNRSFSALGIDPQTGRIYGTVIPSYAQAGYVIRYESSGTLVDSVKAEIAPSGLYFR
- a CDS encoding diphthine--ammonia ligase, coding for MSQQRAIMNWSGGKDSALALYHSLRSERWDIQSLLTSVNDLHGRVSMHGVRMELLHAQANRLGLPLQLLRLPGDVSMETYDAQLQQVLQGFQQQGITHSLFGDIFLEDLRQYRETQLQRVNLKGGFPLWQRNTTELVHEFVDLGFRAVLVCVNEKQLGAEFVGRELDLDLLKDLPKTVDPCGENGEYHSFVYDGPIFAHPIGFRKGEVVRRTYSPSGSADCHTDDTDRSWDTGFWYQDLLLNEVSE
- a CDS encoding gluconate 2-dehydrogenase subunit 3 family protein is translated as MKRREALQQAALMMGGILSAPTLAGAMGRITNMGPSVDVTVEQEALVAEVADVIIPTTSTPGAKAAGAEKFIVRVMRDCYPKADQEQFYAGLAKLDASSKTKFGKDFVNLDTAQKNEMVKQTMTDDKPFFLRMKELTTTGYFTSEIGATKALEYLPVPGQFNGCMPLKPGQKTWAL
- a CDS encoding GMC oxidoreductase, translating into MNLNIDSIKEQTYDAIVIGSGVTGGWAAKELTEKGLRVLMLEKGHQLEHVKGYENAMKDPWQTKYNGRLTMAQKESHPKLARDYPYNEMTETYWMKDTDSLYKEDKRFDWYRPNIVGGKSIMWGRQSYRLSDLDFGANLKDGIAIDWPIRYKDVAPWYSYVEKFVGISGEKLNLPQLPDSEFLPPMEMYCVEKEVRKRIEKNFPGRVMTIGRVANLSKAGEAQLGIGRAPCQYRNKCSLGCPYGAYFSTQSCTLPPAAKTGRLTLRPDSVVTEIMYDENKKRATGVRIVDAVTLQPKEYFAKVVFVCGSSLGSTAVLLNSKSNRFPNGFGNDSGELGHNLMDHHFRTGASGVWEGDLDKYYIGRRANGIYVPRYRNIGTDKRDYLRGFGYQGGGSRTGWQRNIAEMSFGADYKDEVTKPGPWTMGLGGFGETLPYHENRMYLDKNEKDKWGMPLVVFDAELKENEKKMRVDMMNDAKEMLEASGLKNVKSYDNGSYLGMAIHEMGTARMGRDPKTSILNANNQVHGVKNVFVTDGACMVSASCVNPSLTYMALTARAADFAVKEMKRQNI
- a CDS encoding RNA polymerase sigma factor translates to MNTVLTDEETIRQYLSSKPNQCFETLYTRYVNKVYQRCLSMTKDSDKAEDFTHDIFLKAFDKLDGFQEKSSFSTWLYAIAYNYCLDQLRLSKRLNTIAINSNLEQSITESQEARLHEETLQLLKQSLNALSTNERVVLQLKYEEGMSIDEIAKLHNLSISAVKMRLKRGRERMHQFCLQQYSIQHA